In the Uranotaenia lowii strain MFRU-FL chromosome 1, ASM2978415v1, whole genome shotgun sequence genome, CGAAAGTGAGTTCTCTCTGCGCCCCCGAAGACGATATTCTCGTCATTGGTGACTTCAatatgcccggtttgaagtggtgctccaacCATGGTAGCTTTTTGTACCCGGATCCTGTGCGGTCTACATTCTCGGCGCCTTCAAACATCATACTAGACTCCCTGAGTACGGCAACCTTGCGTCAAATTAACAGAGTTACTAACGAAAACGGCCGTATGTTGGATCTCTGCTTTGCTAGCGATGGGTCTCGCGTTCCGACCATTGAATCGGCTCCTGCTCCGTTCGTTAAGGCAGTTCAGCATCATCCAGCTCTAATGGTTTCGCTCGAGGTCACCGGATTGCATGCTTCTGTCGAAAAATCAGCACCCTTCTATCTCGACTTCAAGAAAGCGGATTTCGATGCTATCTCCCATATCCTGGTCACCATCGACTGGGAATCTGAACTCAATCTATTGAATCCCAATGCTGCGGCCGAAACCTTTTCGCATATCTTAAATTACGTTATCGACCGCCACGTGCCAAAGCGAACGACTTCCGGGAATTCGCGGACTCCTTGGTTTACGAAGGAACTGCGTCGACTGAAGACGGCGAAGAGATGTGCTCTTAGAAATTACCATAAGCTCAAATTCTCCCAAACTAAGGATGTATATCGTAGACTGAACTCCGCTTATAAAAAAGCTAGTAAGCGTTGTtaccaaaattatctttttcgagtacaacgtaacctcaaggCCAACCCAAAATCGTTCTGGAAGCATGTTAAAAgtcagcggaatgaacctggtattccaactcaaatgtttctggatggcAACACTGCGAACTCTGAAGGCGGAATATGTGCTCtctttgctcaaaaattctcGAGTACCTTTGCTACTGCTTCAACATCCCGAGAACACGTGGAGAAAGCTGTTAGGAATGTTTCACCACTCGGCTTCAGCATGAGCACGATTGTTGTTGAGGATGCGGTCATATCTAAAGCAGCGGCAAAGCTCAAAAATTCCCTCTCTACTGGCCCGGACGGCATACCATCTacctttttaaaacgatttattCCTGTTTTACTGACACCTGTAAGACTCATCTTCCAAGCTTGTCTTGACAGCGCCACCTACCcttcactgtggaaggaagcctacatgtttccaGTCCATAAAAAGGGGGACCGAAGAGATATCAACAACTATAGAGGAATTTCTGCTTTATGTGCAAtctccaaactattcgaattagtcgtcatggatccgattttctcgtactgtaagcataatttttcaatcgatcagcacggttttatgcccaaacgctccacgacaactaacctgttgacattcacctcctatgtacacgaaagttttgctgctaagtctcaa is a window encoding:
- the LOC129737861 gene encoding uncharacterized protein LOC129737861 encodes the protein MYYQNVGGLNSCIADYLLASSCSCYDVVAFTETWLNDRTISSQIFGPDYVVFRCDRSPRNSKKNTGGGVLIAVKSNFHALLIDDDSWHDLELVWTRIDLGNRKLYVCVLYLPPDRTRDVALAESLSRCISKVSSLCAPEDDILVIGDFNMPGLKWCSNHGSFLYPDPVRSTFSAPSNIILDSLSTATLRQINRVTNENGRMLDLCFASDGSRVPTIESAPAPFVKAVQHHPALMVSLEVTGLHASVEKSAPFYLDFKKADFDAISHILVTIDWESELNLLNPNAAAETFSHILNYVIDRHVPKRTTSGNSRTPWFTKELRRLKTAKRCALRNYHKLKFSQTKDVYRRLNSAYKKASKRCYQNYLFRVQRNLKANPKSFWKHVKSQRNEPGIPTQMFLDGNTANSEGGICALFAQKFSSTFATASTSREHVEKAVRNVSPLGFSMSTIVVEDAVISKAAAKLKNSLSTGPDDSSSKLVLTAPPTLHCGRKPTCFQSIKRGTEEISTTIEEFLLYVQSPNYSN